The sequence below is a genomic window from Flagellimonas marinaquae.
AGATGGTGCGGGCTATTACAAAGGAGGCAACTCCCAACTATTTACTTTGCCCATTTCCGGTGGAACGCCAAAACAACTTACGTTTTCCGAGTTCGACCATGGCAGCCCTATCTGGTCCAAAGACAACTCCAAGTTATATTTTAGTGCCAACTTCCATAAAGATGAAGAAATGGAACCTGCGAATAGCGAGATCTATTCGATAAAAATCGATAATGGTGAGATAACCCCATTAACCGATCGTTACGGACCAGATGGCAATCCAGTGTTATCTCCCGATGGTACAAAAATCGCCTATCTCGGATACGATGATCGTTTACAGGGATACCATGTAACCCGACTATATGTGATAAACTCGGACGGTTCAGATGCTAGAGTAATCTCTCAAAATTTTGATAGAGATATCGAAGATATGGCGTGGAACAGCAAAGGCAACGGCTTCTATTTTATATACACTGACCAAGGTATGGGAAAATTGGCATCCATTGATCTTTCTGGTAAAGTGGGGGATATCACCGATGGCTTGGGCGGTCTTTCCTTGGGCAGACCCTACAATGCTGCCAGTTTCTCCGCTTCGGCCAACAATAAGTTTGCCTACACTTTAGGAAACACAGACCATCCGTCCGATCTTGGAGTTGCCGATACCCGAAGCCATAAACGATTAACCGCTTTGAACAACGACTTGTTCTCCTTTAAAAAGTTGGGCAAAGTAGAAGAGATGTGGTGGGAATCCTCATATGATCAGCGAAAGATACAAGGTTGGGTGGTTACACCTCCCGATTTTGACCCCGACAAAAAATACCCTATGATCCTGGAAATCCATGGAGGGCCCTTTACGAGTTACGGCGCCGTGTATTCCGCAGAAATTCAGGCATACGCTGCAGCAGGCTATGTAGTTTTATATACGAACCCAAGAGGCAGCACCAGCTATGGAGAAGAGTTTGGCAACCTAATTCATCATGACTATCCCAATCACGACTACGACGATTTAATGTCCGGCGTGGATGCCCTTTTGAAAAAAGGCTATGTAGACGACAATAATTTATTTGTGACCGGGGGATCCGGTGGAGGAGTGCTTACCGCTTGGATCGTGGGCAAAACAGACCGGTTTAAAGCTGCAGTTGTTGCAAAGCCCGTTATCAATTGGGCCAGCTTTGTCCTATATGCCGATGGGGTACAGTTTTTCTCCAAATACTGGTTTGGAAAAAAACCATGGGAGGATCCAGAAAACTATTTTAGACGTTCTCCGTTAAATTATGTGGCCAATGTAAGTACTCCAACCATGTTATTGACCGGCGAAGAAGATTATCGGACGCCAATTGCCGAATCGGAACAGTTTTATGCCGCTCTAAAATTAGAAAATGTGGAGACCGCGATGGTCCGAATTCCGGGTGCATCTCATGGTATAGCCAACAAACCCAGTAACTTAATTGCCAAAATAGCAAGTGTTTTGGCATGGTTTGATAAACATAAGGCAGAAAACTAATTCAAGTACCTCGTCCTTTTTTCCAACTGTAAACAGCACGAAAACATAGTCGGCCATAACCTAAGGCCTGAACGATTTTCCTATATTTGGGATTTTTAGCTATAAAGATCTATGGACCAATTACCGTTTACCAACGACACCGTGATATTTGGCTTGCTTTGCCTTTGTTTAGGTTTTGTTTTTTATACATCATCCATAAAAACTGGATTTTGGGCAAAGTTTTATCGCTTGGTCCCTACCCTGTTAATGTGCTATTTGTTACCGGCCATTTTGGCCAGTTTTGGCATCATTGACGAAGCATCGTCCAACACCTATTATGTGGCAAGCAGATATCTTTTGCCTGCTGCTCTAATTTTAATGACGCTGAGCATAGACCTTAAAGCTATCCTAAATTTAGGCTCCAAAGCTTTGGTCATGTTCTTGACCGGCACCGTGGGCATTGTTATCGGAGGCCCCATCGCTATATTGATCGTATCCATTTTTTCACCAGAAACTGTTGGAGGTATCGGC
It includes:
- a CDS encoding S9 family peptidase gives rise to the protein MKKIIATLLLFVAINSLGFGQVQSNLELLDIFNMEYVSDPQISPDGSKIIYVRNFKDIMTDRNLSNLWIIDFDGSNNRPLTTGNHNDFAPNWSHDGKKIVFKSNMADDKMKLYLMWLDTKETMALTNTPQSPGQVSWSYDDSYVAFNMFVPEANQSIIKMPAKPEGAKWNAPPKYIDKMNYRGDGAGYYKGGNSQLFTLPISGGTPKQLTFSEFDHGSPIWSKDNSKLYFSANFHKDEEMEPANSEIYSIKIDNGEITPLTDRYGPDGNPVLSPDGTKIAYLGYDDRLQGYHVTRLYVINSDGSDARVISQNFDRDIEDMAWNSKGNGFYFIYTDQGMGKLASIDLSGKVGDITDGLGGLSLGRPYNAASFSASANNKFAYTLGNTDHPSDLGVADTRSHKRLTALNNDLFSFKKLGKVEEMWWESSYDQRKIQGWVVTPPDFDPDKKYPMILEIHGGPFTSYGAVYSAEIQAYAAAGYVVLYTNPRGSTSYGEEFGNLIHHDYPNHDYDDLMSGVDALLKKGYVDDNNLFVTGGSGGGVLTAWIVGKTDRFKAAVVAKPVINWASFVLYADGVQFFSKYWFGKKPWEDPENYFRRSPLNYVANVSTPTMLLTGEEDYRTPIAESEQFYAALKLENVETAMVRIPGASHGIANKPSNLIAKIASVLAWFDKHKAEN